ACACAGAGCAGACACCCATACTTTGAAGAGAATGCCTACTGATGTAACAAACACCTTTCATAGGCCTATGCAGTACATATCATAGAGCATGTCTTTTTAAGCAATGTATAAATAACAGGTTATAAATAACAGGTTTTGTACTCTGAAATTTCTTGACTTGATCAATTCTGTAAACAGGACCTGGACCTATTAGCAGTGAATCTGATCTGCTTCAGTAGCTCCCATGTTGCCAGTTGAGTCCTCTGAGAGGTATTAAACAGTTAAGGCAGATTTTCATAACAGCACATATGACAACAGGTAACAGGTTGGTATAAATTTGCATAGACATGCTGATCTGGTGCAGAAGAGTTCATAACTCATAAATGCAAGTGAGGTTGTGCTGTTCTGGTCTGTAATATTTCTATCCATAGTACCTTCCATTCACTCTCTTCCTAAAATGTTGTACTTTGCAGATACAacaaactaaatgaaaaaaagacagaatttctgGAGAACATTGCAGTCTATGGAGATGCTTTCCTTTTATTGCCagcattttccttcagaagcaACACAGCCACTTCTTTCAAAGTCTATCACACTCTGCAAGAGTTCAAAGCAACCCAGAGGGCAATATTTTTTCACCCCACTTATCTGAAAAGTCTTGCCCAGTTCTGGAGAACTAAGGGTGTGAAAGCCTACCGGTTGTCATCTGGTTTTATGATCACTAgtgctgctctggagctgtgTGAGGAAGTGAAGCTCTATGGCTTCTGGCCTTTCTCAAAATCTACAGAGAAGATGCCAATCAGCCATCACTATTACGACAACCAGTTGCCCAAACCAGGTTTCCATGCAATGCCCAAAGAATACAACCAGATCCTTCAGCTTCATGGCAAAGGCATTTTAAAGTTGCAGTTTGGTAAATGTGAATCTAACTAAAAAGGTAGGTCACATTTTACCACgtaaaatatctttctttaaGTAATGTATTAAGGTAAATTTTGTTTTGCGAACATTGTGGATCTGTTCTTCCTTAGAGAGATGTTTCTACCTTACATGTAATGAAAACTGTGTTCATAAATAAGTGGGAGGTTGAAGTTTTCTGAATAAATATAATGTACCACAGAGCTGAAAGATGGTTTCCAGCTACAAACTCTAGATGGGGAGCATAGCTCCATACACATTATCACCATAATTCACAGTCAGTCAGTAGTGTCTCCTTATCTCAGCTATATGTAAGATTTTTTGAACTACTTTATTAAAGGCAGTCCCATACTATGAGCTACAAAAGGAGACACTTAATCCTGGCACAACCTTTTTAGATGTATACAGAGGCCAACGTGAAGATCAGGATTGTTCCATGAAGGAGTAGCATGCATATGTGCCCTTGTTCCCTCTTGTTAGGTAAAGAGCAGTGGAGAGCAGTATGGTCATACAGGCCAGGGCTGCCAACAGCTTGTGGACAACAGTGAGGAAGCTGCCATACACTACAGCAGATCTCACTGAGGATTTTACCTCGAGGCAGCTCAGGATCTGGGAGTTAGAAATACAGGATGAAGTGtcattccctttcctctgtCCTTTCTAGCTGTCCCATCCCCCTCAGACCTCCACCTTCTGTGTATTGCCTCAGAGAAATGCAGTACAGAGTCTGGCCGCTGACCTTGAGGCAATTTACTGTGTACAGGTGACAGATGACTTTgaaaagatttgttttcaaTCTTGATTTGCCATGTTGacaaaataagatttatttGTATAAATACTTTTAGGTTCAGAAACTCCCCAGCTCACAATACTATCACAATACAGATCTGCCTTTCAGAGAATTCTGTTTTGACCAGGGGTTCAGTTCAAGTTAGTATAACAGTAAGTGAAATGTAGGGTAGAATTGCTGTTGTGTACAGGATGCTTTGATTGGACTGATGTAATCTCATAACTGTATTACTCAacttaataaattaaaatagtaTCATCTTGTTCAAGCCAGAAATTTTAAGTTCAGAATCTCAAGGCTTTTCTTCTGGCTAAGTtcagaaatgtatttgaaaGTATCCTTTGATGGTATTTAGAAAACATGCTATCAAAGATATGTTCTCACTTGGCTCATTGTGAGAGACTGCTGTTTCAAACTTCCCGTTTGCTAGTACCAAGAAGACACTATTTTgttaaatttcagtttatttgaggaaatggaaaaataagctTCTTTCATATATTACTAGAAAAAGGTAAAACACGTGAGAAGGGACACAGAAGCCAGTTAGTGAATCCATTTTCCTAGTACATAGCAGATTACCAAGGAGGAGATGTCTGTGTATGCAATTTCCTGTggtatgctttttttttttcttttaaaaagatgtaGCATATTGAACAGGTTAAGAATTAcacaatgtatttttcttagTGGCTAAGCTATTTACACCCTGTGGTTTGCATTGTATTTATTCTTCCTATAATATAAATTGCCGGCAACATACCATGTAATTTTAATTGTACCAACTACACcagctaagaaaataaaagacaactCCTTATGAATATTTAATCTAGAGAGGTGCAGGTAGAAGCCATAAAAATGTTTAAGCATCTGTATGGGTTAATTAAATGCTGTCTGTGCTTGACAGACTGAAAATCACTTATGTGGCCAAATTTGCAAAAtaatctgtaaagaaaaaaacagccagAAGTTGTGCTGCCCCGAGATTTTTCTCCACTATATTTAGAGTAATAAAATTTAgctttttaaaaccaaagaaaattaaatgctttgagTATGAGCTACTAGTTTGCCAGTATTACAAACTATTAGAGATAATTGAAATTCTATAATAAgagactcatagaatcatttgggtGGAaagggatctttaaaggtcaACTAGTCCAGCCCCCCTGAAGTGAGCAGTGACAtcttcaaccagatcaggttgctcagagccctgaccttgaatatttccagggatggggcacctacgacctctctgggaaacctgttccagtgtttcataaTCCTCACtgtaaaatttttcttcctattatctaatctaaatctacccttttttAGTTTAGaaccccttgtcctattgcaaCAAGTCCTGCTAGAAAGTTTGTCTCCATCTTTGTTATAGCCCCTCTTAAGTACTGAGAGGCTTAAGTAGGATCTCCCTAGAGCCTCCtgttcttcaggctgaacaatcgCAACTCTCTTAGCCTtccctcacaggagaggtgcatCATTTCCCAGATCATTTTTGGGGCCCTCCTCTGAACCCACTTCAACAGGTCCATGCcattcctgtgctgaggactccagagtTTGGTGAAGTCCTGCAGTTGGAGTCtctccagtgcagagcagaggggtagAATCACCATCCTTGGCCTGCTGGACAGTATAATGAGTATATATGTTCTTCCTGCTTCATACTCTTCCCTGTTAGTGGGTAGCTGAAGAGGGCTTCCTTACACCACTGGGTGCCCACAGAAGTCTAATGCAgaagtttcaccttttattgggACGCAGAAGTTTGCTGCTGTATATAAGAAGTgaaagaagcagctctgctgcaagcaCCTGCATTGCAATCAGGTAGTGAGTTCTGGAACAGCACAGGGAGCCCATAACAGCATCCCAGTGAAACATTTTGGCAGTATTGCTCATAAACACGATTCTTGTCATTGGAAAGGTGAAAGTTTCTTATGGGCTAGAAAGGATTGTCAGATATGAGAGCCCTGTAGACCTGGTGCTGAATAATGTTGGAAACTCTGCCTTAATATCCACTTCTGTACCTATGTGGTTATGCTCAACAGACATGTATATTTCTTTGATAAGGAAAATGCACACCTATCACAGAtagtaaaatggaaaatgagacATCAGCAAAATCTTGCAATGTAATTAAAACAATgatctttattattttgtattaaataacCAGATCACTTTCACTATGGCCCTACAGCTGAAGTAAGTCTTGTTTGTTCATTGGTTTAACCTGATAAGCCTGAAGGGCATGTCATTAGCTTCAACTAAACATAAGTTCATGGAAAGGAAATAGTCTgattcatatttaaaaatagacagTAAAATCTGATTAGAAAAATAGACAGATGATAAATTAATCAGAGTGGCAAAAATTTGATTGCCCAGGAGCCTTgttaaaatgcagattttgtCTGACCAAGAATCCAtcaggttttctgtttgctAGAAAGAGACAGCAGGGAAGAGGAGTATGTGTTGTTTTGCTATACAGCACAGTAACATTAAGCAGCTGCTCCGAGGAGTCAgtcaacagagaaaaatatagaaagaaagaatgaaacagAGACTCCctgagcctggggaagagaataGTGCTCAATCATCCCAGCAGGTCTGAATGAGGAGAGCTTGAACAGACATGTGCTGGAAGTTAGGGAGTAAGGACTGCTGAACCTTTGACAGAGCTTGAGTGTGCcttacctgaaaaataaaatctttgacTGGGCTTTTTAACAGATGATTAAAATGCATCTGTTTCTGACAGAAGAGCAGTGCAGCCCACACTCAAGGTGGAGCTGCACAATATGCTGAAAAGTCAGGGGGCTGCCTGTTTATTTGCTCAAGAATGACCATGAGAGAGAATAATTTTGTTCCAGACTCTGTCAGCATGCaatcttttttctaatttgaaaAATTGCTGTAATCCAAATAAGTGATAAATACCCTTATAAACAACCTATTTTGAAATataaccattaaaaataaactacttGTAATAGTGGGATACCATCATGAGCTTGAATTCTGCTGGAATTCTCTTACACTTGTGGTGTCTATAGTATAGCTAGAGAAATATGAACTGCACCACAGTTCACTTTTAATTACCTTGAGAAAGATGATaccacattttgaaaataaagataCCTCTGGATTCCTGCCAGGCAATCAAATTTCAGCCTAGCCTTGACTTGGGCAAATATTATCCAGCCTGAAATTATTAGATGTATGTAACACTGGAAGAAAGTCTCTGCTTTAATACCCATGCAGTATTGCTTTTAAGGACATACTTTGCTCATGTGTTCAGCCACTATGTTTAAGTGTGAGGAATGTCAGTAATGAAACAAGTGGAGATAGACTGCTTCTGGTTTAGTTAAAACCctccagaacagaaaaatatttattaaatcaaATTAGAATTTATGTTAAATTTCAGATCAAATTGTTCAGATCAAATTAAATGTATTGACAGATCTAGAagggttttggtttgattttccacaaaagaattatttcaatCTCTAGCTAGTTCAAAACATGGCTAAGATAATATAATTTAGAACATACCCATATCCAGATCAGCTTGGGAAGCCTGAAGAAGGTGATGCAGGTGGAGTAAGTGTGAGCAATTCTAGGGATATTCAAATGAAGAAGTCCTCCTTTAGTAAGGGCAGATGCTTGAGCTGAATTAGTCACTAGCAGTCCAGCTTACCCAGAGGAATTTTGCAAACTTATGGTACTGTAAAGTAAACGTCATAGGCTTCCAGTCTGAAATAAGGATGAAAAAGTAGATGCAAAAAGGTAGAATTCATACACAGGAGACTAAACTAttgacttatttttaatttagaagcCATTTTCCTTCTATACAAGAAATACCAATAACAtatttttgtagtgaaatgaggcaaccaggtgccactaattcccagggagtggcatgagcttgtgttaggcccacctgtgcctgattagggcgggtCCCCACTGGGCAtgaggccaataaaaggtgaggcctgagacacaggctcagcttagtcctgagcaagccagcagagaggtcagttgctcttggagcaacagcactgatccaggctagtcaaccctgagggctataggcttagagcactactcttgagtctctgctggaacacctggttggaccttgaagcgccgctccctaaaagaggtttgtcttgctacatattttattgttttaattccAGAGTGATGATTCTAAGGAGACAGTTTGTATGTATCTCAGCAGTTCAGTGTTGGAGTTGATTTCCTGTGATTTTGTGAGCATTAAACTGCATTGTTACcatagagaaatattttacaactggggagaaaaggaagtGAAGATACAATGACTGctacatttctgatttttgagtaagcatttttaaaaatacaagattGCATTAGTAAAATTCTGAAACTCCTGACTATTAGTTTAACTGCAGCAAAGCGCAATCTCAGGAGAGTGGCAATATGTGACATTCATAATGTTTTGACGTaagatttctggttttgttaaTGTCATGTGATGTGGTCTAGGTATGGTAGGTGCATGAGTTGGCAATGAGCATTTTCAATTAAGAACTTGCTCCTGTAAACACTAGCATCACATGATAAAGGTGATAAGATCTATAGAGGAGTAATTAATTTAGAACCATGTCAGTGTTAGCTTGTCCCAGAGTGCACAGATGAAAAGAATTCCTCAGGGTAGAGATACTCAAGAGGTTTACAAGCTTTTATTTTGCCATAGGTAATGATCTGGATTTAATGGCATCACTCGAGAATTATGTTGATTTCATGAAAAAGTGTTTGAAGGGCTGgagttatatatttatttttattcccttcttcTTGTTTGTGTTCCTGTCTAAGGTTCAGTTCAGCTCTCAGTGGGGGCAATAAGCTAGGTCCATGCTGCAGTCCCTGGAATCTTTATGGTGCACAACTTGGCACAAATTTCTGAAATCTCAGCTCTGTATCTCAGCTGACATATGATCATTAGGCAAATGAGCAGTACCAAAACTATCATTTCTCCTAATTCTTTTTCACCTAGCACAGCTCCAAACAATTTGTGACTACAGATAAGGACTGTTAAGCTAAGCTAAGCATTGTTAGAAGAAAGTCTAACAATCAACCCTAAGCTCTTCTCCTATATCAGGACATATGAGAAAAGAACCTACAGACACTTTATTAAAAACCCATGCAGTTCAGTGCTTCAGGTTTCCATGTGGTCCTAAAATACTGTGGAGCAACATCCTTCAACAAGTGAAGTATCACCCCagtgaaaagaaacacattaaCGCTTCCAGGAGCTATGACAAGCAGTTTTTACCCTAGCTATGGCTGCTTATATCCTATTGCTTACataaaagacaacaaaaactTTTAATAATCAGTCTGTTTAAAGAAGAATTTCAGTGCCTTTTTTGAGAGTGTATTGAATGATCAGTTCAAATAATGAGTGTCTTCTGTCTCCTTCTTTTACAATCAGATACTGTTGGGTGTTTTGTTTACTAAAACTCCTTTTACCACTGTGGCATTAAATCCTCAATCAACTGATATGAAGAGCATTCAATAATCTACTAAATGAGAATAGTAGCtgtaaaaaaatcctgcttCAGTGAATTGCACCTTTTCAAAttcaaaatgccttttaaatgggTACTTTATAAGAGCATTTCTATATTGTAATATTTGAAAGTTTACCTTGTAGCAGTTTTATAATCATATAAATTATCCTAAAAGTCTTAGAATCAATTGTTACGGATCAAGCTCTGTTAACTAAAAAACATCGAGCATCTTGATCCATTTCCAAGATAATCCTGTCAGAATCCAATACAACTACTACCCAAGCAGAAGTGTCCATAAATCCTGGTTGTATATATCAGCAATAAAGTCAAGTTTTGCaaaataagttttttaaaaggtagATGGTGCTTTAGGGCATCGACTGACACCAGTAGTACATGAGCGGACCTCTGAATATTGGTAGGGCTTTTAAGAGAAACAAAGACATCAGATTTGAGTCAGTGGGTACATCTACACTACCAGCTGGTGACTGAAAACAGGGGAGCACAAACGTTTGATTTACTGTGGTCTGTTATGGTCCCAGCATCATATGCTCACATTTTATcttcagcagcagtgaaatttgaatcatagaatctgctgagttggaagggactgatcaggatcatcaagtccaactcctgccCCAGTGTAGAGCACCCCAGAATCgtaccatgtgcctgagagtgtCATCCAAATGATTCTTGAACTCgggcaggcttggtgctgtgaccacttccctggggagcttgttccattgctcagctgccttctgggtgaaaaaccttttcctgattcAGCTTTCTACCATTTACCTGAGTCCTGCCTTgggtcacaggagtgaagaaatcagtacCTGCCCCATCTCTTCCTCTTGTGAGGAAGCCATATACTGCAATGAGGTcactcctcagcctccttttctccaaactgaacaactCAAGTGACCTCAGCCATTATTCATAAGTCCttccttccagacccttcaccatcctttttgctctcctttggatgctctccGGTAGCTTGATGGCTTTTCTGTACTGTGGTGCCCgaaactgcacacagtgctcaaggtgaggctgtaccagtgcagagtggGACAATCAGATCCCTTGACTGACTGGCAGCACTGTACTTGGCACATCCCAGGACATGTTgagccctcctggctgccagggcacactgctggctcatattcagtttGCTGTCAACCAGGGACCCCCAGGTTCCTCTCTCCTgcactgctctccagccactcatcCACCAGGGTTGCCTCATCCTTGCTGCAGAATTTGACGCTTgcccttgttaaacttcatatGGTTGGTGATTGCCCATTTCTCTATCCTGTCAAGGTAATTTGTGCCAGTTTCCAGACACGGTCATCTGCTGGTAGACCCTACATCCATGTCACAAGAGGTGTGGATGATTGTCTACTGCATGATCCTAGTTATAGATCAGAGACATTTGCTCCCAAACGATCTCCTTCTACACCATAAATCACGCATGTAGTTGCCTTGAGTGTCTAGCAGGAAGCTTTGCAAAGGGATACTTGAACTTTGGGTGATGCAAGCACCTAGGTTAAGGAGAAGAACCACATCATATTTCATCCAGAAAGGGATATATATACCTACGTTCAGGCAAGTACTGTAACTTATTCCAGTCTAGTGTAGGGCAATGAGATGATCTTGGCTGTGTAGCAGCTACATGGTTTTACTTGGAAGAATTCATACATCTCTTAGAGACTGAGAAGTTCTTGCAGTGGATTTAGAACAAATGTGAGTGCTTTGTGCATACATAGTGGTGATGTGATCATCATTCATTGCCTGGATTAAATTTAGTGAACTACTTGGCATGAATTAAGTAGTTAAACCCATTCATGTATAAGTAGAAGATGTGGATTGTAGAAAATGAAATTTGCTTGCAGTGGGTAACTTTTCAAAAGTGTTAGTGCCATGTTGCATTATCTCAGTAGATAAATGTATACAAATGTACCATCAGACACCATAAGGACCTGAAATTACTGTGTATCTGACAGTGCAGCTGTGTTATTTATAACACACATGTATTAGCAGATGGATAGAAAAGTTATtggaatacattttaaaagaggtTTAGCCTCTTAAAGGAGAAACTTATTCTAGTCTCCTCAACAAAAATAGTTCTTAAATGGCATGTGGTGTATCACTGACAAATGAGAGCAAAGAGAAAGCTCTGTGACATGGTGGACAGACACTAAGACTTTTCAGTGCAATTTCAATTAAGTTTAAACTTGCCACTGATCTGAAGACTTGATCCTCTATGCTCTCAGACCCCTCAGCAATTTGTGTTGAGCACAAGACTGACAAGAAGTACATGGAGGAACTGTTAACCTTTCCTAGCCTTTCCTACAAGTACTTATAACTCctcaaagaataaaattattgtCTATAAAACTTTAGATGAAGAACCTATTTTTAATGTATCTCAGACCTTACTCCAGACATGAAGTTATTAAGAGAAGTTAGTTCTACTCACTTTACTCCATGAGAGTGCAGACTGTATACTCAGCTTTATTACAGCTACTGCTGCTGTGTGCTTGGCACCTAGGTCCTGTTAACTTGTACACAGGCTGGGCAAGTTAATAGTGACATTTCTGTAACAGGATACAGTTAGATTAGTCAAGAATTGCTGAAGTACATTCACTGTGGGGAAGGCTCTTTTCTCAGATagcaaaacaaattattttttatttgttttacatCCTTGTCGGGTTCATGATGAATAAATGGATTCTGTACTGGGCTGGGAATGCTTATGACACTTTTGCAAGTGCAGTATGGATTAAGGATTCTTGACCAGAAGCTAGGAAGGGCCTTTCAGTTCTCACATGAGGAATAATCACTTTCAGGGTTTGTGGGCCTCTGATATTGTCACATGCTGTGGAGTAAA
This DNA window, taken from Calypte anna isolate BGI_N300 chromosome 2, bCalAnn1_v1.p, whole genome shotgun sequence, encodes the following:
- the ST8SIA6 gene encoding alpha-2,8-sialyltransferase 8F isoform X2 yields the protein MSYEVDSKKTILITEDIFKMLPVSSPLSVHPFKTCAVVGNGGILKNSSCGAEIDRSDFVFRCNLPPTTGSISKDVGNKTNLVTVNPSIIAQKYNKLNEKKTEFLENIAVYGDAFLLLPAFSFRSNTATSFKVYHTLQEFKATQRAIFFHPTYLKSLAQFWRTKGVKAYRLSSGFMITSAALELCEEVKLYGFWPFSKSTEKMPISHHYYDNQLPKPGFHAMPKEYNQILQLHGKGILKLQFGKCESN